Proteins encoded within one genomic window of Felis catus isolate Fca126 chromosome C1, F.catus_Fca126_mat1.0, whole genome shotgun sequence:
- the KIF2C gene encoding kinesin-like protein KIF2C isoform X2 — MSTVSEVRITTQENDMEVELPASTNSRKQFSVPTGPPRPSCPAVAEIPLTMVSEEVEEQVHSIRGSSSANPVNSVRRKSCIVKEMEKMKNKREEKRAQNSETRIKRAQEYDSSFPNWEFARMIKEFRATLECHPLTMTDPIEEHRICVCVRKRPLNKQELAKKEVDVISVPSKGLLLVHEPKLKVDLTKYLENQAFCFDFAFDETASNEVVYRFTARPLVQTIFEGGKATCFAYGQTGSGKTHTMGGDLSGKAQNASKGIYAMASRDVFLLKNQPRYRNLGLEVYVTFFEIYNGKLFDLLNKKAKLRVLEDGKQQVQVVGLQERLVSCADDVIKMIDIGSACRTSGQTFANSNSSRSHACFQILLRAKGRVHGKFSLVDLAGNERGADTSSADRQTRMEGAEINKSLLALKECIRALGQNKAHTPFRESKLTQVLRDSFIGENSRTCMIAMISPGISSCEYTLNTLRYADRVKELSPHSGSSGEQPTQMETEEMEASSHGSLITSNFSKEEEELSSQMSSFNEAMSQIRELEERAMEELKEIIQQGPGWLELSEMTEQPDYDLETFVNKTESALVQQAKHFSALRDVIKALRLAMQLEEQASKQISNKKRPH; from the exons CTGGACCCCCTAGGCCTTCCTGCCCTGCAGTGGCTGAAATACCATTGACGATGGTCAGTGAGGAGGTGGAAGAGCAAGTCCATTCCATCCGAGGCAGCTCTTCTGCAAACCCTGTGAACTCAG TTCGGAGGAAATCATGTATtgtgaaggaaatggaaaaaatgaagaacaagcGAGAAGAGAAGAGGGCCCAGAACTCTGAAACAAGAATAAAGCGAGCTCAG GAGTATGACAGCAGCTTTCCAAACTGGGAATTTGCCCGGATGATTAAAGAATTTCGGGCTACTTTGGAATGTCATCCACTTACTATGACAGATCCT ATCGAAGAGCACAGGATATGTGTCTGTGTGAGGAAACGCCCGCTAAATAAACAAG AATTGGCCAAGAAAGAAGTTGATGTGATTTCTGTTCCCAGCAAAGGCCTCCTCTTGGTCCATGAGCCCAAGTTAAAAGTGGACTTAACAAAGTATCTGGAGAACCAAGCCTTCTGCTTTGACTTTGCATTTGATGAAACAGCTTCAAATGAAGTTGTCTACAG GTTCACAGCAAGGCCACTGGTCCAGACAATCTTTGAAGGGGGAAAGGCAACCTGTTTTGCATATGGCCAGACAGGAAGTGGCAAGACACAT ACTATGGGCGGAGACCTCTCTGGGAAAGCCCAGAATGCATCCAAAGGGATCTATGCCATGGCCT CCCGAGATGTCTTCCTCCTGAAGAATCAGCCTCGCTACCGGAACCTGGGCCTGGAAGTCTATGTGACCTTCTTTGAGATCTATAATGGGAAG CTGTTTGATCTGCTCAACAAGAAAGCTAAGCTGCGCGTGCTGGAGGACGGCAAGCAGCAGGTGCAGGTGGTGGGGCTACAGGAGCGTCTGGTTAGCTGTGCTGACGATGTCATCAAGATGATCGACATAGGCAGTGCCTGCAG GACTTCTGGGCAGACATTTGCCAACTCCAACTCTTCCCGCTCCCATGCCTGCTTCCAGATTCTTCTTCGGGCCAAAGGGAGAGTGCATGGCAAGTTCTCTTTGGTGGATCTGGCAGGGAACGAGAGAGGTGCGGACACTTCCAGTGCTGACCGGCAGACTCGCATGGAGGGTGCAGAAATCAACAAGAGTCTCCTGGCTCTGAAG GAGTGCATCAGGGCCCTGGGACAGAACAAGGCTCACACCCCATTTCGAGAGAGCAAGCTGACACAGGTGCTGAGGGACTCCTTTATCGGGGAGAACTCAAGGACCTGCATG ATTGCCATGATCTCACCAGGCATAAGCTCCTGCGAATATACTTTAAACACACTGAGATATGCAGACAG GGTCAAGGAGCTGAGCCCCCACAGTGGATCCAGTGGTGAGCAACCAACTCAAATGGAAACAGAAGAGATGGAAGCCAGCTCCCATGGGTCCCTGATCACAAGCAAT ttctccaaagaagaggaGGAACTGTCTTCGCAGATGTCCAGCTTTAATGAAGCCATGTCTCAGATCAGGGAGTTGGAGGAGAGGGCCATGGAAGAGCTCAAGGAGATAATACAG CAAGGGCCAGGCTGGCTTGAGCTCTCCGAGATGACTGAGCAGCCAGACTATGACCTGGAGACCTTTGTGAACAAGACAGAGTCTGCCCTGGTCCAGCAAGCCAAGCACTTCTCAGCCCTGCGAG ATGTCATCAAGGCCTTGCGCCTGGCCATGCAGCTGGAAGAGCAGGCCAGCAAACAAATAAGCAACAAGAAACGGCCCCACTGA
- the RPS8 gene encoding 40S ribosomal protein S8 produces MGISRDNWHKRRKTGGKRKPYHKKRKYELGRPAANTKIGPRRIHTVRVRGGNKKYRALRLDVGNFSWGSECCTRKTRIIDVVYNASNNELVRTKTLVKNCIVLIDSTPYRQWYESHYALPLGRKKGAKLTPEEEEILNKKRSKKIQKKYDERKKNAKISSLLEEQFQQGKLLACIASRPGQCGRADGYVLEGKELEFYLRKIKARKGK; encoded by the exons ATGG GCATCTCTCGGGACAACTGGCACAAGCGCCGCAAGACCGGGGGCAAGAGAAAGCCCTACCACAAGAAGCGGAAGTATGAGCTGGGACGCCCCGCTGCCAACACTAAG ATTGGCCCCCGCCGTATACACACAGTCCGGGTTCGGGGAGGCAATAAGAAGTACCGTGCCTTGAGGCTGGACGTGGGGAACTTCTCCTGGGGCTCTGAGT GTTGTACGCGCAAAACAAGGATTATTGATGTTGTCTACAATGCATCCAACAACGAACTGGTCCGCACCAAGACCTTGGTGAAGAACTGTATCGTGCTCATTGACAGCACACCGTACCGGCAGTGGTACGAGTCCCACTATGCACTGCCCCTGGGCCGCAAGAAGGGGGCCAAGCTG ACTCCCGAGGAGGAagagattttaaacaaaaaacgatcaaagaaaattcagaagaaatatgatgagaggaaaaagaatgcCAAAATAAGCAGTCTTCTGGAGGAGCAGTTCCAGCAGGGCAAACTTCTTG CATGCATCGCTTCAAGACCAGGCCAGTGTGGCCGAGCAGATGGCTATGTACTGGAGGGCAAGGAGCTAGAGTTCTATCTGAGGAAAATCAAAGCCCGGAAAGGCAAATAA
- the BEST4 gene encoding bestrophin-4 yields the protein MTVSYTLKVAEARFGGFSGLLLRWRGSIYKLLYKEFLLFIALYALLSITYRLLLTQEQRHVYAQVARYCNRSADLIPLSFVLGFYVTLVVNRWWAQYTSIPLPDQLMCVISASVHGVDQHGRLLRRTLIRYANLASVLVLRSVSTRVLKRFPTMEHVVDAGFMSQEERKKFESLKSDFNKYWIPCVWFTNLAAQARRDGRIRDDIALCLLLEELNKYRAKCSMLFHYDWISIPLVYTQVVTIAVYSYFALSLVGRQFVEPEAGPAKPREPLEPGQEPASTLGDLDMYVPLTTLLQFFFYAGWLKVAEQIINPFGEDDDDFETNQLIDRNLQVSLLSVDDMYQNLPPAEKDLYWDEDSAQPPYTVATAAEALRPSFLGSTFNLRVSDDPEQNVQVDTSPGSARPLPAAQTPLLGHLFAAGAPSPAISLRTFGRVRGAPRTPHLLRLRAEEGGDPEAADRIEEASVGSGDEAGEP from the exons ATGACGGTTTCATACACCCTCAAAGTGGCGGAGGCTCGCTTCGGAGGCTTCTCTGGCTTGCTTCTCCGTTGGAGGGGAAGCATCTACAAGCTCCTCTACAAAGAGTTCCTCCTCTTCATCGCCCTGTATGCTCTGCTCAGCATCACTTACCG GTTGCTGCTGACCCAGGAGCAGAGGCATGTATATGCTCAGGTGGCCCGATACTGTAATCGTTCGGCAGATCTCATCCCCTTATCCTTTGTACTGG GTTTCTACGTGACCCTGGTGGTGAACCGATGGTGGGCCCAGTATACAAGCATCCCGCTGCCAGACCAGCTGATGTGCGTCATCTCGGCCAGCGTGCACGGCGTAGACCAGCATGGCCGCCTGCTGCGCCGTACCCTCATCCGCTATGCCAACCTGGCATCTGTGCTGGTGCTGCGCTCAGTCAGCACCCGCGTACTCAAGCGTTTCCCCACTATGGAGCACGTGGTGGATGCAG GTTTCATGtcccaggaagagaggaaaaagtttGAGAGCCTGAAATCCGACTTCAACAAGTACTGGATCCCATGTGTCTGGTTTACTAACCTGGCGGCCCAGGCCCGGAGGGATGGGAGAATCCGTGATGACATTGCTCTCTGCCTGCTCCTCGAA GAGCTGAACAAGTACCGGGCCAAGTGCAGCATGCTATTCCACTATGACTGGATCAGCATACCTCTCGTCTACACCCAA GTGGTGACCATAGCCGTATACTCCTACTTTGCCCTCTCCCTGGTCGGCCGCCAGTTTgtggagccagaggcagggcctgCCAAACCTCGGGAGCCATTAGAGCCAGGCCAGGAGCCAGCGTCTACTCTGGGGGACCTGGACATGTATGTGCCTCTCACCACTCTGCTGCAGTTCTTCTTCTATGCTGGCTGGCTCAAG GTGGCCGAACAGATTATCAACCCCTTTGGGGAGGATGATGATGACTTTGAGACTAACCAGCTCATAGACCGCAACTTACAG GTGTCCCTGCTCTCCGTAGACGACATGTACCAGAACCTGCCTCCCGCCGAGAAGGACCTGTACTGGGACGAAGACTCAGCGCAGCCGCCTTACACGGTGGCCACGGCAGCAGAGGCTCTGCGGCCTTCCTTCCTGGGCTCCACCTTCAACCTTCG CGTGAGCGACGACCCCGAGCAGAACGTGCAGGTGGACACGTCCCCAGGGTCCGCTAGGCCGCTCCCGGCCGCGCAGACCCCGTTGCTCGGCCACTTGTTTGCCGCAGGAGCACCCTCACCCGCGATCAGCCTCCGGACCTTTGGCCGCGTACGCGGAGCTCCCAGGACCCCTCATCTACTGCGCTTGCGAGCGGAGGAGGGCGGCGACCCCGAGGCCGCGGACCGCATTGAGGAGGCGTCGGTGGGGTCAGGGGACGAGGCCGGGGAGCCCTGA
- the PLK3 gene encoding serine/threonine-protein kinase PLK3: MTKLRGGDRRSLIKTPGSLGRERSVANPGSATRGPGLAEQKQAGPALRRTACMEPAAGFLSPRPFPRAAAPPAPPAGPGPPENASPGPDLEMLAGPPAPDSGRLITDPRSGRTYFKGRLLGKGGFARCYEATDTETGNAYAVKVISQSRITKPHQREKILNEIELHRGLQHRHIVRFSHHFEDADNIYIFLELCSRKSLAHIWKARHTLLEPEVRYYLRQILSGLKYLHQRGILHRDLKLGNFFITENMELKMGDFGLATRLEPPEHRKKTICGTPNYVAPEVLQRQGHGPEADVWSLGCVMYTLLCGSPPFETVDLKETYRCIKQVHYTLPASLSLPARQLLAAILRASPQDRPSIDQILRHDFFTKGYTPDRLPVSSCVTVPDLIPLNPARILFVKVTKSLFGRKKKSKNHPEERDEVSCLVNGLTRTSIGHQDARPEAPAASGPAPLSLVETAPEDSSPRGTLASSGDGFEEGLTVATVVESALCALRNCLAFMPPAEQNPAPLAQPEPLVWVSKWVDYSNKFGFGYQLSSRRVAVLFNNGTHMALSANRKTVHYNPTSTKHFSFSVGAVPRALQPQLGVLRYFASYMEQRLMKGGDLPSVEEVEMPVPPLLLQWVKTDQALLMLFSDGTVQVNFYGDHTKLILSGWEPLLVTFVARNRSACTYLASHLRQLGCSPDLRQRLRYALRLLRDRCPA, encoded by the exons ATGACGAAACTCCGGGGAGGAGACAGGCGTTCATTGATAAAAACGCCGGGCTCCCTCGGGCGCGAGCGCAGCGTAGCAAATCCAGGCAGTGCCACGCGCGGCCCGGGCCTGGCGGAACAGAAACAAGCCGGGCCCGCGCTGCGACGCACCGCCTGCATGGAGCCCGCCGCCGGCTTCCTATCCCCGCGTCCCTTCCCGCGTGCTGccgccccgcccgcgcccccTGCCGGGCCCGGGCCGCCTGAGAATGCCTCGCCGGGACCTGATCTGGAGATGCTGGCCGGACCACCGGCGCCGGACTCAGGGCGCCTCATCACCGACCCGCGCAGCGGCCGCACCTACTTCAAAGGCCGCCTGTTGGGCAAG GGGGGCTTTGCCCGCTGCTACGAGGCCACTGACACGGAGACCGGCAACGCCTACGCTGTCAAAGTCATCTCACAGAGCCGCATCACCAAGCCGCATCAACGCGAGAAG ATCCTAAATGAGATTGAGCTGCACCGCGGCCTGCAGCACCGCCACATCGTGCGTTTCTCACACCACTTTGAGGATGCTGACAACATATACATTTTCCTGGAGCTCTGCAGCCGAAAG TCCCTGGCCCACATCTGGAAGGCCCGGCACACCCTGTTGGAGCCAGAGGTGCGCTACTACCTGCGCCAGATCCTTTCTGGACTCAAGTACTTGCACCAGCGGGGCATCCTGCATCGAGACCTCAAGCTGG GAAATTTTTTTATCACTGAGAACATGGAACTGAAGATGGGGGACTTTGGGTTGGCAACCCGGTTGGAACCCCCGGAACATAGGAAGAA AACCATCTGTGGCACCCCCAATTATGTGGCTCCAGAAGTGCTGCAAAGACAGGGCCATGGCCCCGAGGCAGACGTGTGGTCCCTGGGCTGTGTTAT GTACACACTGCTGTGTGGGAGTCCCCCCTTTGAGACAGTTGACTTGAAGGAGACCTATCGCTGCATCAAACAGGTTCACTACACACTGCCTGCCAGCCTCTCACTGCCTGCCCGGCAGCTCCTGGCTGCCATCCTTCGAGCCTCGCCCCAAGACCGCCCCTCAATTGACCAGATCCTGCGCCATGACTTCTTTACCAAG GGCTACACCCCCGACCGGCTCCCTGTCAGCAGCTGTGTGACAGTCCCAGACCTGATACCCCTTAACCCAGCTAGGATTCTGTTTGTCAAAGTTACCAAGAGCCTCTTTGGCAGGAAGAAGAAGA GTAAGAACCATCCTGAGGAGCGGGACGAGGTCTCCTGTTTGGTGAATGGCCTCACTCGGACGTCCATTGGCCATCAAGATGCCAGGCCTGAG GCTCCAGCAGCTTCTGGTCCAGCACCCCTCAGCTTGGTAGAGACGGCACCTGAGGACAGCTCACCCCGTGGGACACTGGCAAGCAGTGGAGATG GGTTTGAAGaaggtctgactgtggccacaGTGGTGGAGTCAGCCCTCTGTGCTCTGAGAAACTGCCTGGCCTTCATGCCCCCAG CGGAACAGAACCCAGCTCCCCTTGCACAGCCAGAGCCTCTGGTATGGGTCAGCAAGTGGGTTGACTACTCCAACAAATTTGGCTTTGGGTATCAACTGTCCAGCCGCCGTGTGGCTGTGCTTTTCAACAATGGCACACATATGGCCCTTTCAGCCAACAGAAA GACTGTGCACTACAACCCTACCAGCACAAaacacttctctttctctgtgggtGCTGTGCCTCGGGCCCTGCAGCCTCAGCTTGGTGTCCTACGATATTTTGCCTCCTACATGGAGCAGCGTCTCATGAAG GGTGGTGATCTGCCCAGTGTGGAAGAAGTGGAGATGCCTGTCCCCCCACTCTTGCTGCAGTGGGTCAAGACTGATCAGGCCCTACTCATGCTGTTTAGTGATGGTACTGTCCAG GTGAACTTCTATGGCGACCACACCAAACTGATCCTCAGTGGCTGGGAGCCCCTGCTTGTGACTTTTGTGGCCCGCAATCGCAGTGCTTGCACTTACCTCGCTTCCCACCTTCGGCAGCTGGGCTGTTCTCCGGACCTGCGGCAGCGGCTCCGCTATGCTCTGCGTCTGCTCCGGGACCGCTGCCCAGCCTAG
- the DYNLT4 gene encoding dynein light chain Tctex-type 4, whose translation MAGRSVPPGRQEEDTTKDPGLKLSPVRPPGHLPSIEEARLASLGPASRRGSVLGPASSFSRRNSLAGPGVGPGGRRPSLGPVPLLGSRVSFSGLPLAPVRQVAPSYRTEPAPGERWEASRLQCALEAALAARLHNACYSGAEAGPLAQELCELVRVRLREISPPRYKLVCSVVLGPRAGQGVHVVSRALWDTECDGLASAAFTNASLFAVAVVHGLYYE comes from the coding sequence ATGGCTGGCAGGTCTGTGCCCCCAGGACGCCAGGAGGAGGATACTACCAAAGACCCCGGGCTGAAACTATCACCGGTGAGGCCTCCAGGCCACCTGCCCAGTATTGAAGAGGCCCGACTAGCAAGTCTGGGCCCGGCCTCCCGCCgcggctctgtgctgggcccagCCTCGTCCTTCTCACGCCGCAACTCGCTGGCCGGACCAGGCGTGGGTCCTGGGGGTCGGCGACCATCTCTGGGCCCAGTTCCTCTTTTGGGCTCCAGGGTTAGCTTCTCTGGGTTGCCCCTAGCGCCCGTGCGTCAGGTGGCACCCTCCTACCGCACAGAGCCAGCGCCAGGGGAGCGCTGGGAAGCCTCGCGCTTACAGTGCGCCCTGGAGGCAGCGCTGGCGGCGAGGCTGCACAATGCGTGCTACTCGGGTGCAGAGGCCGGGCCTCTGGCTCAGGAGCTGTGCGAGTTGGTACGCGTGCGCCTGCGTGAGATCAGTCCCCCGCGCTACAAGCTAGTGTGCAGCGTGGTGCTGGGGCCGCGCGCCGGCCAGGGCGTGCACGTGGTCAGCCGCGCACTCTGGGACACCGAATGCGATGGTCTGGCCTCCGCCGCCTTCACCAACGCCTCGCTCTTCGCCGTGGCCGTGGTCCATGGGCTCTACTACGAGTGA